The nucleotide sequence GATGTCCTGAACCCAGTTGTCCTGGCCGACGGTCTGCGACCCGCGAAGGATTTCATTCTTTTCTTTTTTATAGCGCACAATGCGTTTCTGCAAAGTGACCAGATGACTGTCGATGGCTTTTTCGGTCCCTGGCTTCAGGGCCCCGGCGTGCTTCAGGCTTTCCAGCAGGGATTTTTCCCCTTCGACCAGCGTTTCCTTCACGCTTTTGGATTGGTACCACATGTAAGCTGCGGCTTTTTCATTGGTTCCGATGATCTCATCATCCCCGTACTTGCCCGCAACCAGATCACTCACCGCCATGACCGCCGCAAAAACAGCAAT is from Bdellovibrio bacteriovorus str. Tiberius and encodes:
- a CDS encoding DUF4337 domain-containing protein; amino-acid sequence: MSDDKSSNFEIRCGVVIAVFAAVMAVSDLVAGKYGDDEIIGTNEKAAAYMWYQSKSVKETLVEGEKSLLESLKHAGALKPGTEKAIDSHLVTLQKRIVRYKKEKNEILRGSQTVGQDNWVQDINGEMGKIIGAQEMESHLATLSVAGDRFDMSSLFFQLCLVLGAMSLILKKESLQNVFFAGMCVLGMVGAGVSLWAYLGVA